CACCTCGGCCACGAAGACCGTGTGATCGCCCTGGGCGACCGAGCCGACGACCTTGACCTCGCACCACATCGGGAATTCCGCCAGGATGGGAGCGCCCATGGCCGGGCCGGGCTCGTGCGCCAGGCCGTTGATCGTGCCGCCCTCCAGGCTGGTGGGCTTGAGGAACGCGGCCGCGAGATCCTGCTGCGCCTCCCCCACGACGTGGAGCGCGAAGCCGCCGCCGGCGTCGATCGCCGCGTGCAGCCTGCTGCCGACCTTGATGGCCGCCATGATCAGCGGCGGCGAGAAAGACGCCTGCGACAACCAGGTGATCGTCCCGGCCGCCACCAGGTCGCCGCCGGCCGCGGTCGCGACGTACAGGCCGTAGGGGATGCTCCTGAGCACCTTGCGCTTGGCTTCGGGAGCCAGGGTCGGGCGATCGCTCACATATTAAGCGTACCAGATTGGTACGATTTACGCTTGCTCCAGCCAGTCCGCGATTTCGTCGGCATGCGGGCCGTCCGGCGCCATCCTGAGGTACCTGCGGAACGCGGCGCCCGCCTCGGAGTCGAAGCCCTGCGAGCGGTAGGCCTTG
The sequence above is a segment of the Candidatus Tanganyikabacteria bacterium genome. Coding sequences within it:
- a CDS encoding flavin reductase family protein; this translates as MAPEAKRKVLRSIPYGLYVATAAGGDLVAAGTITWLSQASFSPPLIMAAIKVGSRLHAAIDAGGGFALHVVGEAQQDLAAAFLKPTSLEGGTINGLAHEPGPAMGAPILAEFPMWCEVKVVGSVAQGDHTVFVAEVVACGVRDDDARPLALRDTGWTYGG